Proteins from one Vibrio coralliirubri genomic window:
- a CDS encoding TonB-dependent hemoglobin/transferrin/lactoferrin family receptor, translating to MYKQSLLSASIVLALSSTSAFAEDYALFDEVVVSSTRTNQQLEDVAASVTVINDKDIEKNMVTDVEDLFKYTPGVTVTTNSRQGIQGINIRGMEGNRVKVIVDGVSQTSQFTPSGTQSYNFINSSRIDVDTDMLKSVEIVKGAASSLYGSDAIGGIAAFETKDPSDFLKDKDFGGHAKFNYSSSDNTFSESVALANRIGDLETLVAYTRRDGEQTDNFGTPDEQDTQNNNLLVKLQYQLNEQHRLEFSGNFIENSGDTDLNSASYTDYTGEDTTSQQQIGIKHIWDADLAFADTITWQADWLSKEENGVTNRTSNGGMFLPPAGNVQKKDYIYEDEGYQFDVQFDKFFMTGNVENYFIYGASYSDKDIKNVNNEYNSISADQVIFYIPAASERKYGFFAQNEMTIGNWMITPGVRFDGFETDPGDTSQNPSGNPEESYAKYSDSAVTGRLGTTYTLNEENKIFGQISQGFRAPDFQELYYSFGNPAHGYLNAPNPDLEAEESISYELGWRHNTNYSSSEIAIFYSDYDNFIDNVAVSGSATPMDPTIYKNVNIDEAVIKGIEASNTLSWNSFMPVKGVSTRVSATYTEGEDGEGNPLNSVNPWNAVVGFNYDAPSALWGTSLNISYTAGKKSSDINSDGLSDEILPIDSATVVDLTAYYLPMKDLTLRAGLFNVTDEEYYSWNDVRGFSQEDKDYTQAGRNWSITAKYEF from the coding sequence ATGTATAAGCAATCCCTACTCTCTGCTTCAATCGTTTTAGCGCTTTCATCAACATCAGCCTTTGCTGAAGATTATGCCCTATTTGACGAGGTTGTTGTATCTTCGACTCGTACTAATCAACAACTTGAAGATGTTGCTGCGTCGGTAACTGTGATTAATGATAAAGATATCGAAAAAAACATGGTCACGGATGTAGAAGACTTATTTAAGTACACACCAGGTGTCACGGTGACTACGAATTCTCGCCAAGGGATTCAAGGTATTAACATTCGTGGTATGGAAGGTAACCGAGTAAAGGTTATCGTTGATGGAGTATCACAAACTAGCCAATTTACTCCAAGTGGTACACAGTCATATAACTTCATTAATTCTTCACGCATTGATGTCGATACGGATATGTTGAAGTCTGTCGAGATTGTTAAAGGTGCGGCTTCTTCTCTGTATGGTTCTGACGCGATTGGTGGTATTGCTGCGTTCGAAACAAAAGACCCAAGTGACTTTTTAAAAGACAAAGATTTCGGTGGCCACGCGAAGTTCAACTACTCTTCATCTGATAACACCTTTAGCGAATCCGTTGCTTTAGCAAATCGTATTGGCGACCTAGAAACACTCGTTGCTTATACTCGCAGAGACGGTGAGCAAACTGATAACTTTGGTACACCTGATGAGCAAGATACTCAGAACAACAACTTGTTGGTTAAGCTTCAGTACCAGTTAAACGAACAACACCGTTTAGAGTTTTCCGGTAACTTCATTGAGAATTCTGGTGATACTGATTTAAATAGTGCAAGTTACACCGACTACACTGGCGAAGACACAACTAGCCAACAGCAAATCGGTATCAAACATATTTGGGATGCTGACCTAGCGTTTGCAGATACTATTACTTGGCAAGCTGACTGGTTGAGCAAAGAAGAAAATGGCGTAACTAATCGTACTTCTAATGGTGGTATGTTCCTACCTCCGGCAGGTAATGTTCAAAAAAAGGACTATATCTACGAGGATGAAGGTTATCAATTTGATGTGCAATTCGATAAGTTCTTCATGACGGGTAATGTAGAAAACTACTTTATCTATGGCGCTTCATATTCGGACAAAGACATTAAAAACGTTAATAACGAATATAACTCCATCAGCGCAGACCAAGTTATTTTCTACATCCCTGCCGCATCTGAAAGAAAATATGGATTCTTTGCTCAAAATGAAATGACGATCGGAAATTGGATGATTACTCCGGGTGTTCGTTTTGATGGTTTTGAAACTGATCCAGGTGATACAAGTCAAAACCCAAGTGGTAACCCAGAAGAGTCTTATGCAAAATATTCAGACTCAGCTGTTACCGGACGTTTAGGTACAACTTACACGCTTAATGAAGAAAATAAGATCTTCGGTCAAATCAGCCAAGGCTTTAGAGCTCCTGATTTCCAAGAGCTTTACTACTCATTTGGTAATCCTGCTCACGGTTATTTGAATGCCCCTAACCCTGACTTAGAAGCTGAAGAAAGTATTTCCTACGAGTTAGGTTGGCGTCATAACACAAATTATTCATCAAGCGAAATCGCCATCTTCTACAGCGATTACGATAACTTTATTGATAACGTAGCAGTTAGTGGCTCAGCCACTCCTATGGATCCAACTATATATAAGAATGTAAATATTGATGAAGCCGTAATTAAAGGTATCGAAGCGTCAAATACACTGTCTTGGAATAGCTTCATGCCAGTGAAAGGTGTTAGTACTCGTGTTTCTGCAACGTATACTGAAGGTGAAGATGGCGAAGGTAATCCTCTTAACAGTGTGAACCCTTGGAACGCTGTTGTTGGTTTTAACTATGATGCTCCTTCAGCACTATGGGGTACGTCACTTAACATTAGCTACACAGCAGGCAAGAAGTCTAGTGATATCAACAGCGATGGTTTGAGTGATGAAATTCTACCAATTGATTCAGCAACTGTAGTAGACCTAACAGCATACTACTTGCCGATGAAGGATCTTACGCTTAGAGCAGGTCTCTTTAACGTTACGGATGAAGAGTACTACTCGTGGAATGACGTTCGTGGATTCTCACAAGAAGATAAAGATTACACGCAAGCAGGTCGTAACTGGTCAATTACAGCTAAATACGAATTCTAA
- a CDS encoding LysR family transcriptional regulator has protein sequence MHSPITLEALHILDAIDRRGSFAAAANEMDRAPSSLSYQIQKLEQDLDIMIFDRSGHRANFTEAGQLILEQGRVILGATERLVNEASILANGWELDLTIAFDGIIPIANFFPLVDELGKISKTRVRLQEEILAGCWESLSDGRADLLVCPKVDTIPNDMKSDVIGKMEMVWVAASNHYVHKRSGEFDQKARESYRVIAIADTARDQPALSINILEKQPRLTVTSFPAKVEALTSGLGIGTLPNSVAKPLIESGVLQQISGTEPQPIDIVMAWRRNKMGDAKSWCIQHLKKTWALK, from the coding sequence ATGCATAGTCCAATAACACTTGAAGCGTTACACATATTAGATGCCATCGACCGACGTGGAAGTTTCGCCGCCGCGGCCAATGAAATGGACAGAGCGCCTTCATCACTCAGTTATCAAATACAGAAGCTTGAACAAGATCTCGACATCATGATTTTTGACCGCTCTGGACATCGTGCAAACTTCACAGAAGCGGGCCAGTTGATACTTGAGCAAGGTAGAGTAATTCTTGGAGCAACAGAACGTCTTGTTAACGAGGCAAGTATTCTAGCCAATGGTTGGGAGCTCGATTTGACCATCGCCTTTGATGGTATTATCCCGATTGCTAACTTTTTCCCGCTGGTAGATGAACTAGGAAAGATAAGTAAAACACGCGTTCGTTTACAAGAAGAGATCTTAGCAGGGTGTTGGGAGTCACTTTCAGATGGACGAGCCGATTTACTGGTATGCCCAAAGGTTGACACTATCCCAAACGACATGAAAAGTGACGTTATCGGTAAAATGGAAATGGTTTGGGTAGCGGCATCAAACCACTATGTTCACAAACGTTCTGGTGAATTCGACCAAAAGGCGAGAGAAAGTTACAGGGTTATTGCTATTGCCGATACCGCGCGCGATCAGCCTGCACTAAGTATAAATATTCTAGAAAAACAGCCACGTTTAACTGTGACAAGTTTTCCTGCAAAAGTAGAGGCTTTGACATCAGGACTAGGGATTGGCACTTTGCCGAATAGTGTTGCTAAACCTTTGATTGAATCGGGCGTTCTACAGCAGATCTCCGGTACTGAGCCGCAGCCTATTGATATCGTTATGGCTTGGCGACGCAACAAAATGGGCGACGCCAAGTCTTGGTGTATCCAACATCTTAAAAAGACATGGGCGTTAAAGTAA